A portion of the Bacteroides faecium genome contains these proteins:
- a CDS encoding RNA recognition motif domain-containing protein: protein MNIYVGNLNYRVKEGDLQQVMEDYGAVSSVKVVMDRETGKSKGFAFIEMEDDAAAAKAIAELNGAEYMGRTMVVKEARPRA from the coding sequence ATGAACATTTATGTTGGAAACCTTAACTACCGTGTTAAGGAAGGAGATCTGCAACAAGTGATGGAAGATTACGGCGCAGTATCATCAGTTAAAGTTGTTATGGACCGTGAAACCGGCAAATCAAAAGGATTCGCTTTCATCGAAATGGAAGACGATGCTGCAGCTGCCAAAGCTATCGCAGAATTGAACGGTGCTGAGTACATGGGCCGCACTATGGTAGTTAAAGAAGCTAGACCTAGAGCTTAA
- the tig gene encoding trigger factor has translation MNVSLQNIDKVSAELTVKLEKADYQEKVDKELKSLRQKAQIPGFRKGMVPTSLIKKMYGKSVIAEVVNKALQEAVYNYIKENKVNMLGEPLPNEEKQQNIDFDTMDEFDFVFDIALAPEFKAEVSAKDKVDYYTIEVSEEMIDNQVKMYTQRTGKYDKVDAYEDNDMLKGLLAQLDEEGNTKEGGIQVEGAVMMPSYMKNDDQKAIFANTKVNDVLVFNPNVAYDGNATELGSLLKIDKEIAKDVKSDFSFQVEEVTRFVPGELTQEVFDQAFGEGVVKTEEEFRAKIKEEIAARFVADSDYKFLIDIRKVMMDKVGKLEFSDALLKRIMLMNNEEKGEEYVAENYDKSIEELTWHLIKEQLVESNDIKVEQEDVLKMAKDTTKAQFAQYGMLSVPEDVLDNYAQEMLKKKETINNLVSRVVEVKLAAALKAQVTLENKNVSIEEFNKMFE, from the coding sequence ATGAACGTTTCATTACAAAACATTGACAAAGTAAGCGCAGAGCTTACTGTGAAGCTTGAGAAAGCCGATTATCAGGAGAAAGTAGACAAAGAGTTGAAATCACTCCGTCAGAAGGCGCAAATCCCGGGATTCCGTAAAGGTATGGTTCCGACGAGCCTTATTAAAAAAATGTATGGTAAGTCTGTTATTGCAGAAGTAGTGAATAAAGCACTGCAAGAAGCTGTTTACAATTATATTAAAGAAAATAAGGTGAACATGTTGGGCGAACCGTTGCCTAACGAAGAAAAGCAACAGAATATTGATTTCGATACAATGGATGAATTCGATTTCGTATTCGACATCGCTTTGGCACCTGAATTCAAGGCTGAAGTAAGCGCTAAGGATAAAGTAGATTATTATACAATCGAAGTATCTGAAGAAATGATCGACAACCAGGTGAAGATGTACACTCAACGCACCGGCAAGTACGATAAAGTAGATGCTTACGAAGATAACGACATGCTGAAAGGTCTGTTGGCACAGTTGGACGAAGAAGGTAACACGAAAGAAGGCGGTATTCAGGTAGAAGGTGCGGTAATGATGCCTTCTTATATGAAGAACGATGATCAGAAAGCTATCTTCGCTAATACAAAGGTGAACGATGTACTGGTATTCAACCCGAACGTTGCTTATGACGGAAACGCTACTGAACTGGGTTCTTTGTTGAAGATTGACAAGGAAATCGCGAAAGACGTGAAGTCTGATTTCAGCTTCCAGGTAGAAGAAGTCACTCGCTTTGTTCCGGGTGAACTGACTCAGGAAGTGTTCGACCAGGCATTCGGTGAAGGTGTTGTGAAGACTGAAGAAGAATTCCGCGCTAAGATTAAAGAGGAAATTGCAGCAAGATTTGTTGCCGACAGCGATTATAAGTTCTTGATCGACATTCGTAAAGTAATGATGGATAAAGTAGGTAAGCTGGAATTCTCTGACGCACTGCTGAAACGCATCATGTTGATGAACAACGAAGAGAAAGGCGAAGAATATGTAGCTGAAAACTATGATAAGAGCATCGAAGAACTGACTTGGCACCTGATTAAGGAACAGTTGGTAGAATCCAACGACATCAAGGTGGAACAGGAAGACGTTCTGAAGATGGCAAAAGACACAACGAAGGCGCAGTTTGCTCAATACGGCATGTTGTCTGTTCCCGAAGATGTGCTTGACAACTATGCACAGGAGATGTTGAAGAAGAAAGAAACAATCAACAATCTGGTGAGCCGTGTTGTAGAAGTGAAGTTGGCTGCTGCCCTGAAAGCACAGGTAACTTTGGAAAACAAGAACGTTTCTATCGAAGAATTCAATAAGATGTTTGAATAA
- the clpP gene encoding ATP-dependent Clp endopeptidase proteolytic subunit ClpP, with protein MDDFRKYATKHLGMNGMVLDDVIKSQAGYLNPYILEERQLNVTQLDVFSRLMMDRIIFLGTQVDDYTANTLQAQLLYLDSVDPGKDISIYINSPGGSVYAGLGIYDTMQFISSDVATICTGMAASMAAVLLVAGAEGKRSALPHSRVMIHQPMGGAQGQASDIEITAREIQKLKKELYTIIADHSHTDFDKVWADSDRDYWMTAQEAKEYGMIDEVLIKK; from the coding sequence ATGGATGATTTTAGAAAATACGCAACCAAGCATTTAGGAATGAATGGCATGGTATTGGATGATGTGATTAAATCGCAGGCCGGGTATTTGAATCCCTATATTTTGGAAGAAAGACAGTTGAACGTAACTCAACTCGACGTCTTTTCACGCTTGATGATGGACCGCATCATTTTCCTGGGTACTCAGGTAGATGACTATACGGCAAATACGCTTCAGGCACAGTTGCTGTATCTGGATTCTGTAGATCCGGGTAAGGACATTTCTATTTATATCAACTCTCCGGGCGGAAGTGTATATGCCGGACTGGGCATTTACGACACGATGCAGTTTATCTCCAGTGATGTTGCCACGATCTGTACAGGTATGGCAGCTTCGATGGCAGCTGTGTTGCTGGTAGCCGGTGCCGAAGGCAAACGTTCTGCGTTGCCCCACTCACGCGTGATGATCCACCAACCGATGGGCGGTGCGCAGGGACAGGCTTCGGACATCGAAATCACGGCTCGTGAGATTCAGAAATTGAAGAAAGAACTTTATACAATCATCGCCGACCACTCGCATACTGACTTTGATAAGGTATGGGCGGATTCAGACCGCGACTACTGGATGACAGCGCAGGAAGCGAAGGAATACGGTATGATTGATGAGGTATTGATTAAGAAATAA